The sequence below is a genomic window from Candidatus Methylacidiphilales bacterium.
CCGCTGGATCGCGCCCGCGTCAAGCAGGTCGAAACATTGCTGGAAGAGGGATAAAGCCTTTATACTTGGTCCTAGGCTTGATGCCGGCCTGAGTTGCGATTGCTTCTATGCAACCTTTTCAAGCGCTATTGCTGTCAATCATGACATTTCCACTATTTTTATTTTGTTGCGCTTTCTCACTGTGAACCAACCTCAAGACCCGCCACAGAGCCCTTCACTTTCTGCCGAAGACGATTTCGACAAGTATTCGATCAACTGGAAGAAAGAGATCGTTTTCCTTTTGCGCGCCATCATGGACAAGGGCGGGCTGTTAAGTGCCCATTTTGACCATGGTAAAAACTTCATCCTGACATCCATTATCGACGTCGATGCGGACCGGGGCGAGGTCATTCTGGATTTCGGCGCTACCGAAGCGCTGAACCTGAGGATACTCGAGAGCGACAAGATCATTTTCGTTACCTCCCATGACAAGGTAAAAGTCCAGTTCGTCGCCAACCGGATCGAAAAAACCCGCTTCGAGGGCCGAGATGCCTTTCGGATCAAGCTGCCCGAATCGGTGATCAAGCTGCAGCGGCGGGAATTCTTCCGGGTGACAACGCCGATCGCCAACCCGCTGAAATGTATTGTGCCAATCGAGGATGGCAGCAAGATTGAAATGACAATCGTGGATATCAGCATCGGCGGCATCGGCGTGATCCTGCCGCAGTGCAATATAGCATTTACCCGGGGAATGGCTTTTCCAGATTGTCACTTGGCCCTGCCCGGCATCGGCAATATCGTGGCGACACTGGAGATCCGGAGCGTATTTGATGTGACCTTGCGGAATGGCCAGCCGTCCAAACGAGCCGGCTGCCAGCTGGTCGATTTGCCGGCTAACATGCAGGCCATGATCCAGCGCTATATCATCAAGGTCGAGCGGGAAAGAAGATCAAAGGATCTGGACCGCCAGTAATTCAGGAGTCCTTCAGCCATTTTGCCGCGTCCAGCGCAAAATAGGTCAATATTCCGTCCGCCCCGGCGCGCTTGAATGCCAGCAAGGCTTCCAGCACGCAAGCCTTTTCGTTCAGCCAACCGTTTTGGGCGGCTGCCTTG
It includes:
- a CDS encoding flagellar brake protein is translated as MNQPQDPPQSPSLSAEDDFDKYSINWKKEIVFLLRAIMDKGGLLSAHFDHGKNFILTSIIDVDADRGEVILDFGATEALNLRILESDKIIFVTSHDKVKVQFVANRIEKTRFEGRDAFRIKLPESVIKLQRREFFRVTTPIANPLKCIVPIEDGSKIEMTIVDISIGGIGVILPQCNIAFTRGMAFPDCHLALPGIGNIVATLEIRSVFDVTLRNGQPSKRAGCQLVDLPANMQAMIQRYIIKVERERRSKDLDRQ